In a single window of the Pseudorca crassidens isolate mPseCra1 chromosome 9, mPseCra1.hap1, whole genome shotgun sequence genome:
- the POGLUT3 gene encoding protein O-glucosyltransferase 3 isoform X1 — MRRLPLVPLLPLQLALLVAAGAPEAPVSAPQSLVWGPGLRAGVVLPVRYFYLQAVNSEGQNLTRSPPGQTLFKVVIKSLSPKELVRIHIPKPLDRNDGTFLMRYRMYETVSEGLKIEVLYGDEHVAQSPYILKGPVYHEYCECPEEDPQAWQKTLSCPAKEPQIAKDFSSFPSINLQQMLNEVPKRFGDERGAIVHYTILSNLIYRRSLGKYTDFKMFSDEILLSLARKVLLPDLEFYVNLGDWPLEHRKVNETPGPLPIISWCGSLDSRDVILPTYDITHSTLEAMRGVTNDLLSIQGNTGPSWINKTEKAFFRGRDSREERLQLVQLSKDNPQLLDAGITGYFFFQEKEKELGKAKLIGFFDFFKYKYQVNVDGTVAAYRYPYLMLGDSLVLKQDSPYYEHFYMALKPWKHYVPIKRNLSDLLEKVEWAKENDEEAKKIAKEGQLTARDLLQPHRLYCYYYRVLQKYAERQTSKPEIRDGMELVPQPDDSASICQCHRKRPLREEL; from the exons ATGCGCCGCCTCCCGCTGGTTCCGCTGCTACCGCTGCAGCTCGCCCTGCTCGTGGCCGCGGGGGCCCCCGAGGCTCCGGTCAGCGCGCCGCAGAGCCTGGTGTGGGGGCCCGGGCTGCGGGCGGGCGTCGTTTTGCCCGTCCGCTATTTCTACCTGCAGGCCGTCAACTCGGAGGGCCAAAACCTCACTCGCTCGCCCCCAG gccAAACACTATTCAAAGTAGTAATCAAATCTCTCTCACCTAAAGAGTTAGTTCGGATTCACATCCCTAAACCTTTGGACAGGAATGATGGGACATTTTTGATGCGATATAGGATGTATGAAACTGTCAGTGAAGGGCTGAAGATAGAGGTCCTTTATGGTGATGAACATGTCGCTCAGTCTCCTTATATTTTGAAAG GACCAGTGTACCATGAGTACTGTGAGTGTCCAGAAGAGGATCCTCAGGCCTGGCAGAAAACTCTGTCTTGTCCAGCCAAGGAGCCACAGATTgcaaaagatttttcttcttttcccagcATCAATCTCCAGCAGATGCTAAACGAAGTTCCAAAAAGGTTTGGGGATGAGAGGGGTGCTATTGTTCATTACACGATTCTCAGTAACCTAATCTACCGGAGATCTTTAGGGAAATACACAGACTTCAAAATGTTCTCAGATGAGATTTTGCTGTCACTGGCAAGAAAG gtcCTTCTCCCAGATTTAGAATTTTATGTTAATCTTGGAGATTGGCCTTTGGAGCATCGAAAAGTCAATGAAACCCCTGGCCCTTTACCTATCATTTCATGGTGTGGCTCTCTGGATTCACGAGATGTTATCCTTCCAACATATGACATCACCCACTCCACACTTGAAGCTATGAGGGGTGTTACAAATGATCTTCTCTCTATTCAAGGAAATACAG GACCTTCCTGGATCAATAAAACAGAGAAAGCTTTCTTTAGAGGTAGAGATAGCCGAGAGGAGAGGCTCCAGTTGGTGCAGCTGTCCAAAGATAATCCACAGCTACTAGATGCAGGAATTACAGGATATTTCTtcttccaagaaaaagaaaaggagcttGGAAAAGCTAAATTGATAGGTTTCTTTGACTTCTTTAAG TACAAGTATCAAGTGAATGTGGACGGGACTGTGGCTGCTTATAGATATCCATACCTCATGCTTGGTGACAGTTTGGTTCTGAAGCAGGACTCACcatattatgaacatttttatatgGCACTAAAGCCTTGGAAACATTATGTTCCAATTAAAAGAAATCTTAGTGATCTACTAGAGAAAGTTGAATGGGCCAAG gAAAATGATGAAGAAGCCAAGAAGATTGCAAAAGAAGGGCAGTTGACTGCTAGAGATCTGCTACAGCCCCACAGGCTTTACTGCTACTATTACAGAGTACTACAG AAATACGCTGAGCGCCAGACCAGCAAACCCGAAATACGTGATGGAATGGAACTTGTTCCTCAGCCGGATGACAGTGCATCTATCTGCCAGTGCCACAGGAAAAGGCCTTTAAGAGAAGAGCTTTAA
- the POGLUT3 gene encoding protein O-glucosyltransferase 3 isoform X2: MQCQTLFKVVIKSLSPKELVRIHIPKPLDRNDGTFLMRYRMYETVSEGLKIEVLYGDEHVAQSPYILKGPVYHEYCECPEEDPQAWQKTLSCPAKEPQIAKDFSSFPSINLQQMLNEVPKRFGDERGAIVHYTILSNLIYRRSLGKYTDFKMFSDEILLSLARKVLLPDLEFYVNLGDWPLEHRKVNETPGPLPIISWCGSLDSRDVILPTYDITHSTLEAMRGVTNDLLSIQGNTGPSWINKTEKAFFRGRDSREERLQLVQLSKDNPQLLDAGITGYFFFQEKEKELGKAKLIGFFDFFKYKYQVNVDGTVAAYRYPYLMLGDSLVLKQDSPYYEHFYMALKPWKHYVPIKRNLSDLLEKVEWAKENDEEAKKIAKEGQLTARDLLQPHRLYCYYYRVLQKYAERQTSKPEIRDGMELVPQPDDSASICQCHRKRPLREEL; the protein is encoded by the exons ATGCAGT gccAAACACTATTCAAAGTAGTAATCAAATCTCTCTCACCTAAAGAGTTAGTTCGGATTCACATCCCTAAACCTTTGGACAGGAATGATGGGACATTTTTGATGCGATATAGGATGTATGAAACTGTCAGTGAAGGGCTGAAGATAGAGGTCCTTTATGGTGATGAACATGTCGCTCAGTCTCCTTATATTTTGAAAG GACCAGTGTACCATGAGTACTGTGAGTGTCCAGAAGAGGATCCTCAGGCCTGGCAGAAAACTCTGTCTTGTCCAGCCAAGGAGCCACAGATTgcaaaagatttttcttcttttcccagcATCAATCTCCAGCAGATGCTAAACGAAGTTCCAAAAAGGTTTGGGGATGAGAGGGGTGCTATTGTTCATTACACGATTCTCAGTAACCTAATCTACCGGAGATCTTTAGGGAAATACACAGACTTCAAAATGTTCTCAGATGAGATTTTGCTGTCACTGGCAAGAAAG gtcCTTCTCCCAGATTTAGAATTTTATGTTAATCTTGGAGATTGGCCTTTGGAGCATCGAAAAGTCAATGAAACCCCTGGCCCTTTACCTATCATTTCATGGTGTGGCTCTCTGGATTCACGAGATGTTATCCTTCCAACATATGACATCACCCACTCCACACTTGAAGCTATGAGGGGTGTTACAAATGATCTTCTCTCTATTCAAGGAAATACAG GACCTTCCTGGATCAATAAAACAGAGAAAGCTTTCTTTAGAGGTAGAGATAGCCGAGAGGAGAGGCTCCAGTTGGTGCAGCTGTCCAAAGATAATCCACAGCTACTAGATGCAGGAATTACAGGATATTTCTtcttccaagaaaaagaaaaggagcttGGAAAAGCTAAATTGATAGGTTTCTTTGACTTCTTTAAG TACAAGTATCAAGTGAATGTGGACGGGACTGTGGCTGCTTATAGATATCCATACCTCATGCTTGGTGACAGTTTGGTTCTGAAGCAGGACTCACcatattatgaacatttttatatgGCACTAAAGCCTTGGAAACATTATGTTCCAATTAAAAGAAATCTTAGTGATCTACTAGAGAAAGTTGAATGGGCCAAG gAAAATGATGAAGAAGCCAAGAAGATTGCAAAAGAAGGGCAGTTGACTGCTAGAGATCTGCTACAGCCCCACAGGCTTTACTGCTACTATTACAGAGTACTACAG AAATACGCTGAGCGCCAGACCAGCAAACCCGAAATACGTGATGGAATGGAACTTGTTCCTCAGCCGGATGACAGTGCATCTATCTGCCAGTGCCACAGGAAAAGGCCTTTAAGAGAAGAGCTTTAA